The genomic stretch TTTTGCTCTTAAATATTTACAAAACATTGTTATAATATTAAATAATTTATTAAGTAAGGAATATGAATAAAATAGAAAAGCTTATTAATGAGTTATGTCCTAATGATCTTACGTATAAAAAATTAAATGAAGTTGCAGTTGTAACAGCTGGTAATTCAGCACCACAGAAAAAACAATATTATACAAATGGAAAATATCTTTTTTGCAGCACTGCTGGTGTAGGGCAAGTTAAAAAGTCAGTAGATTTTAGTGTATAAATGACTATCTAGATCAAGAAGGTATTAAAGGTTTAAAACAATTTTAATACCAATGATTCTTATGTAGTTTCTCATTTAGCAGTATTATTTCAAATGTGAAATTTATCAATAGCAGATTTCTTTATTATGCAATTGAATGGTTTGATATGGCTACTTTAGTTCGCAAACAAGTTATCCTACAAAATAAAACAATGAAAATTGAAATTAATGATGAGTTATTTCAAAAGCTAATTAAAAGATCAAATACACTTTCATTAAGTCGCTCACAATATATTAGATTATTAATTAAACAAGATTTAGAAAAATAATCAAAAAAATCTTGTTTTTTAATTATTTAAGATAATTTATGATAAATTATATACAAGTATTAAACTGAAGTTTAAAACTTATGAAACTAACAAAAATGAATAAAAAACAATTTGATGAGATCGCTATTTTGCTAAAGTATTCATCGTGTGCTATTGAAGGTAATACTTTTACGCTAAAAGAAACAGAGTAAATATTTAAAGATGCTTTTAATGATATTAGTTCATTAAAAGATATGTGTGAAATATATGAAATTATTAATTTCAAAGAAGTAATTGAGTACATTAATAGCAAATATCAAAATTTAAAAATTAACAAAGGTACAATTTTAAAATTACATGAAATCTTAATGAATGCTTTAATTGATGGAAATGGTTATTATCGCACTAGAAACATTTATGTTTCAGGGAGTAAATATATTCCACCATTATTATCGCAATATCAATATAAAGAAATGTTAAAAGACACTATTAAACAAGATGATTTATTAACTTTGCCATTACTAATCGCCAGAGAGCAATTATTTAATGATGGTAATAAACGCACAGCAACTATGCTTATTCAAAAAGCATTATTACAAGAAAATAAATTATTTAATCTTACTTTATCAAATAATAAAGATTTTAAATTAGTTTTATTACACTATTATCAAACAAAAGATAAAGAACCATTAGAACAATTTATTAATCAAAACACAATTGATTTATCTTGTAAAACCACCAAATCACTAAAAAAGGAACATTAATTTATTGTGAGTTTAAGAACAAGTTTTTAATTAAAAATATTAAAAACACCAATATTAGTAATGAAAATCAAGAAATGGTTGAAGATGTAAAAATTAGTATGAGTATTATTAAACTATATAATACGTTATAAGTGAATGTAATGATATTCTTGATTACAAATATTTATACTATGTAATTAAGAATATTTAATGGAGCAAAAACATGGTACAACAATCCCTGCATTATCTATGGATGTTGTTAATAACCTAAATATCCCTATCCCACCTCTATCACTCCAAAATAAAATAGCTGCAATCTTAGACAATTTTTCAAGCTCTGCCAGCTAAAATAAACCTTCGGCAAAAACAATATGAATATTACCGAAATAAACTTTTAAGTTTTAATAAGGTAAGTTAAGCAAACATCCACATTATGGATGTTTGTTTTATTAATTTTAAAACTTATTAAAAGTTTCCTCTGCAACTTAAATCCTTTTTTAAATATAATACCCGGCTTCAATAATTAAAGATTTATATAAAGCTCGCAAGTTATAATCTAAATTATCATCAACAATCATTAAATATTTTTTTAAATCATGATATGATGCTCATATAGCATTTAAATATTCTACCCTCATATGTTGACCTTGACCATGTAAAGCACACATAAACCCACCCTCATAAAAATCAAAACTAACTAAGTTTCTTTGCGAATCACAAATAGCACATGCCTCAAAGTTTGGTTTAATCCCAAAATAAAATAAACTTTGAGCATAAAAAAATGTTAAAATTTTATAATTATTTTTTTTGTTTAAATATTTAAAAATTTTTAAGTATAAATCAAATAAATGATTAATTTCAAAAATATTTAAAAAGATTTTTTTAATTGCATTAAAAAAATAAATATTTTGAATTGGTTTAATATCTAATGTTTCTAATAAAACAGCTTTTTTCAACCTGCCCGTTTTATTTTTTAATCTAGCTGGAAAATATTCTAATTCAACAATGCTACCTAAAAGTAAATTAGCCCTATTTTTTGACAAAGGTTTATTTATGCCACTAGCTACTAGTTTTAAAACTCCATAGTTTGTAAAAAAACTAACTACATGATTATTATCATTAGTTATTTTAATACTTAAAACAATCGCTTTAATACTAGTTAGTGGCACAATAAAATCCCCTTAATATATTTGTTAAAAAATAATTATAATTTATAATATTAAATTATAAGCATATTTTATAAATATGTAATTTTTAAAAGATAAATTTATTAAGAGGATTTATGCACATAGACCAAGTCAAAGAATTATTTATTAATATCCTAACTTCCACTCCTGGTATCAAGGAAATTCATCCAGTACAACATACCATTAATGTAGTAGCCCGTATGGAAATAAGTGATCTAATTGTTGTATATCAATTAGATAATATTTGAAGCTTTCAAGCTTGCATTTCCATTTTAGCTGGTATTAATGCTGCTGAATTAATTTCTGAAATTCATCAGAAATTAACTTACCAATTTAAATTACAAAAACAAAAACTCAAAAATCTTACCATTACCATTAAGGGGGTAATTTATGAATAAACCCGTCTTTTTAGATGCCCAAACTTTTGCAAGGGCAATGATCAGTGGATCTAATGCCTTGCAAAATACTAAAAATAAAATTGATGCTTTAAATGTTTTTCCCGTTCCTGATGGTGACACAGGAACTAATATGGCTTCGACAATTGCAGCAATTGTTCCTAAAATGAAGTTAGTTGATCAAATGACTTCAATTTCTGAAGTAACTAAACAAATTTCACTTGCTATGGTTTACGAAGCAAGGGGGAATTCAGGAGTTATTTTAAGTCAAATCTTTAAAGGATTTGCTTTAGGCTCAGAGGGCAAAGAATTTTTAAGTTTAGCTGATTTTCTTGCAGCATTACAAGCCGCAGTAGATAGAGCTTATAAATCAGTTTTTAAACCAGTTGAAGGAACAATTTTAACAGTTATTCGTGAAACTGTTGAAGCTATTACTAAAGAATATAAAACAAAACTTGAAGATCATAGTATCAATATTCAAGAAGTCTTTGGCACAATTTTAAGATTTTGCCGTAAGGCTTGTGATGAGACCCCTAATAAACTTAAAATCTTAAGAGAAGTAGGAGTAACTGATTCAGGAGGAGAAGGTTTATACCAGATCTTTTATGGATTCAATGAAGCTTTAAATGATCGTTTTGTTGAAATATCTTCAGAAGCTGAAGATATTGAATTGTTTATTAGTGATAGTGAAGTGTACGAAGGTGAATTTGGGTATTGTACCGAAGTTTTAGTTGATTTAAATAACCCAGAGCAATTTGATAAAACATCATTAACTCCAGCTTTAGAAGTTTTAGCTTCATCATTAGTTATAGTTAATGATGAAAATATTTTAAAAGTTCATGGTCATACCAAAACCCCAGGTAATTTTTTAAACTTATTACAAACTTACGGGGAATTTATTAAAATTAAATCAGAGAATATGAGCATCCAAGCTAATAATTCTAAAGCTAATTCACAAAAACTTAAATCAGCTCAAAACCAGGAAGATCGCCAAAAATGTGGTTTAGTTTCATGTAATATTGGTCAAGGTTTAATCGATAAAATGCATGAACTAGGTGCTAATTTTGTCATTGAAGCAGGTGAAACTAAGAACCCTTCAGCACAAGAAATCATTAACGCTATTGATAGCGTTAATGCTAATACTGT from Mycoplasmopsis bovirhinis encodes the following:
- a CDS encoding restriction endonuclease subunit S domain-containing protein; its protein translation is MNKIEKLINELCPNDLTYKKLNEVAVVTAGNSAPQKKQYYTNGKYLFCSTAGVGQVKKSVDFSV
- a CDS encoding Fic family protein; the encoded protein is MCEIYEIINFKEVIEYINSKYQNLKINKGTILKLHEILMNALIDGNGYYRTRNIYVSGSKYIPPLLSQYQYKEMLKDTIKQDDLLTLPLLIAREQLFNDGNKRTATMLIQKALLQENKLFNLTLSNNKDFKLVLLHYYQTKDKEPLEQFINQNTIDLSCKTTKSLKKEH
- a CDS encoding restriction endonuclease subunit S, which gives rise to MEQKHGTTIPALSMDVVNNLNIPIPPLSLQNKIAAILDNFSSSAS
- the recO gene encoding DNA repair protein RecO is translated as MPLTSIKAIVLSIKITNDNNHVVSFFTNYGVLKLVASGINKPLSKNRANLLLGSIVELEYFPARLKNKTGRLKKAVLLETLDIKPIQNIYFFNAIKKIFLNIFEINHLFDLYLKIFKYLNKKNNYKILTFFYAQSLFYFGIKPNFEACAICDSQRNLVSFDFYEGGFMCALHGQGQHMRVEYLNAIWASYHDLKKYLMIVDDNLDYNLRALYKSLIIEAGYYI
- a CDS encoding DAK2 domain-containing protein is translated as MNKPVFLDAQTFARAMISGSNALQNTKNKIDALNVFPVPDGDTGTNMASTIAAIVPKMKLVDQMTSISEVTKQISLAMVYEARGNSGVILSQIFKGFALGSEGKEFLSLADFLAALQAAVDRAYKSVFKPVEGTILTVIRETVEAITKEYKTKLEDHSINIQEVFGTILRFCRKACDETPNKLKILREVGVTDSGGEGLYQIFYGFNEALNDRFVEISSEAEDIELFISDSEVYEGEFGYCTEVLVDLNNPEQFDKTSLTPALEVLASSLVIVNDENILKVHGHTKTPGNFLNLLQTYGEFIKIKSENMSIQANNSKANSQKLKSAQNQEDRQKCGLVSCNIGQGLIDKMHELGANFVIEAGETKNPSAQEIINAIDSVNANTVFVLPNSSNAILVAQQAAQVVDDKNVVVIPTKSQIQGLSAVMNFSPELDFEDNQEMMHDAINEVAWGEITIAVRNTTINGINIEIGNYLSILNGKIIAASKTEKQALRNLTTKMIKGSSEIISIFYGEDGSEQNAQELANYLESRYDIEVQIDNGNQPNYHYLIGVE